A stretch of Chaetodon auriga isolate fChaAug3 chromosome 21, fChaAug3.hap1, whole genome shotgun sequence DNA encodes these proteins:
- the LOC143339679 gene encoding uncharacterized protein LOC143339679, with protein sequence MAALWLLLFSAGALFSSSNAQENNYNKLSESFKRGVDLALEKLHSHAGIQHHFLFLRSVLLSDIQSGFDVKYIYHHFYLKATNCPKGTVDSTGCQFRNDRPLIDCAVCYKTFRDEIEQEPKPYVHCVHKTTLTQEMKTTRVDHCNRMAYSNGAPTLLASTGND encoded by the exons ATGGCTGCTTtatggctgctgctgttcagcgCTGGAGCCTTGTTCTCTTCCTCCAATGCACAGGAGAATAACTACAATAAACTCTCTGAATCCTTCAAAAGAGGAGTGGATCTGGCCCTGGAGAAGCTCCACTCTCACGCTGGAATCCAGCaccattttctcttcctcagaAGTGTCCTGCTGTCAGACATTCAG TCTGGTTTTGATGTGAAATACATCTACCATCACTTCTACCTTAAAGCCACCAATTGTCCAAAAGGAACAGTGGACTCCACGGGGTGTCAGTTCAGAAACGACAGA CCGCTGATCGACTGTGCGGTCTGCTACAAAACATTTCGAGACGAAATTGAACAGGAGCCCAAACCGTACGTTCACTGCGTCCACAAGACGACCCTCACGCAG GAGATGAAGACAACCAGAGTCGACCACTGCAACCGAATGGCCTACAGCAACGGAGCCCCGACTCTTCTGGCATCAACAGGGAACGACTGA
- the slc4a2b gene encoding anion exchange protein 2b, translating to MSNPGAPKQITDAMASVIHSPEAPAASSLHGTLRPEEEDDGDLNKALGVQRFQQILSPAAAVPDEQHHNYHEEDIEYHRHSSHHIHRPLSKLPPEGRRKKSSKKRRKDKDHKSSHAPSSGPIEEGEDEEEEEEEEGTESTSAAAAESEKVKDVEFFVSDEDQETKSDKERPHSSRELDIVPQSGEGADSEDASSSDKPTSPDAPSPTPPSAAPEHPPLARVSSASRSYDLQERRRTGNMTGTEQAKYQRIPTDESEAQTLASADLDGIKSHRFEDVPGVRRHLVRKSTKGQVVHTGKDHKEPTTRSRKQDRTPHEVFVELNELTMDKNQEMQWKETARWIKFEEDVEEETDRWGKPHVASLSFRSLLELRKTISHGAVLLDLDQKTLPGIAHQVVEQMIISDQIKAEDRANVLRALLLKHSHPSDEKEHSSPFPRNISAASLGSLITHHHSANHTHQPEPSVTDPLMGTVHATGEADTRIDMEKNEVQQKEPILVPGMHRSKSKHELKLLEKIPENAEATVVLVGSVDFLEQPTMAFVRLQEAVELESVLEVPVPVRFLFVLLGPPTTSMDYHQIGRSISTLMSDKQFHEAAYLADDRQDLLNAINSFLDCSIVLPPSEMGGDELLRSVARFQREMLRKREEQEVKLLAKEPKSLEEKEALLTPSKKSDDPLERTGRPFGGLIRDVRRRYPKYVSDFKDALNSQCMAAVIFIYFAALSPAITFGGLLGEKTDGLIGVSELIVSTAVQGVIFCLLGAQPLLVVGFSGPLLVFEEAFYTFCKANDMEYLTGRVWIGFWLIIIVIVTVAFEGSFLVRFVSRFTQEIFSFLISLIFICETFIKLGRIFKEHPLKRCSVDNSTEGDASTENITLVVSNSTQPVTVTVRGEPNTALLSLVLMAGTFFIAFYLRKFKNSAFFPGRFRRIIGDFGVPIAILIMVLVDYGINDTYTQKLSVPRGFSVTSPSKRGWIISPLGTDGEFPIWMMFACCLPALLVFILIFMETQITTLIVSKKERKLVKGSGFHLDLLLIVVLGGSSALFGLPWMAAATVRSVTHVNALTVMSKAVAPGDKPRIQEVKEQRVTGLLVAIMVGLSIVIGDLLRQIPLAVLFGIFLYMGVMSLNGIQLTERMMLLLMPPKYHPDHTYVRKVRTLRMHLFTCIQLVCLGVLWAVMSTQASLAFPFVLILTVPVKMFLLRRIFTVREIACLDADDAEPKFDERDCHDEYSEMHMPV from the exons CCAGAGGCTCCCGCCGCCTCATCATTACACGGGACTTTGCGccctgaagaggaggatgatggggaCCTGAACAAAGCCTTGGGCGTCCAGCGCTTCCAGCAGATCCTCAGCCCTGCTGCTGCGGTACCTGATGAACAGCACCACAACTACCACGAGGAGGACATTGAAT ACCATCGTCACTCCTCTCACCACATCCACCGACCTCTGTCCAAACTGCCCCCTGAGGGGCGcaggaagaagagcagcaagaagaggaggaaggataAGGATCACAAAAGCAGCCATGCTCCCAGCAGCGGCCCCAtagaggagggagaggatgaggaggaggaggaggaggaggaggggacggAGTCgacttctgctgcagctgcagagtctgagaaagtcaAAGATGTGGAG TTCTTTGTTTCGGATGAAGACCAGGAGACCAAATCTGACAAAGAGCGTCCTCACTCATCCCGTGAGCTGGATATCGTACCGCAGTCCGGGGAGGGAGCAGATTCTGAAGATGCGTCTTCCTCCGA TAAGCCGACCTCACCTGACGCCCCCAGCCCCACTCCTCCGTCAGCGGCACCCGAACACCCACCACTGGCCCGGGTTTCCTCCGCCAGCCGCAGCTACGACCTGCAGGAGCGCCGGCGCACAGGCAACATGACGGGTACTGAGCAGGCCAAGTACCAGCGCATCCCAACTGACGAGAGCGAGGCTCAGACGCTGGCCTCCGCTGACCTGGACGGCATCAAGA GTCATCGTTTCGAAGATGTTCCCGGCGTGCGCAGACACCTGGTCAGAAAGAGCACCAAGGGACAAGTGGTGCACACTGGCAAGGACCACAAAGAGCCGACCACTCGCAGCCGTAAGCAGGACCGAACCCCACACGAG GTGTTTGTGGAGCTGAATGAGCTGACTATGGACAAGAACCAGGAGATGCAGTGGAAGGAGACGGCTCGATGGATCAAGTTTGAGGAGGACGTGGAGGAGGAGACCGACCGCTGGGGGAAGCCTCACGTGGCCTCGCTGTCTTTCCGCAGCTTGCTGGAGCTCCGAAAGACCATCTCACACG GTGCGGtgctgctggacctggaccagaAGACCCTGCCTGGCATCGCCCACCAGGTGGTGGAGCAGATGATCATTTCTGACCAGATCAAGGCTGAGGACCGAGCCAACGTCCTGAGAgccctgctgctgaaacacag TCACCCGAGCGATGAGAAGGAGCACAGTAGCCCTTTCCCCAGGAACATCTCTGCAGCCAGCCTGGGCAGTCTGATAACGCATCACCACAGTGCCAATCACACCCATCAGCCAGAACCATCGGTGACCGACCCGCTCATGGGGACCGTCCATGCCACGGGGGAGGCCGACACACGCATCGACATGGAGAAGAACGAGGTGCAG cagAAGGAGCCAATATTGGTGCCCGGCATGCATCGCTCCAAATCCAAGCAcgagctgaagctgctggagaagatTCCTGAAAATGCTGAGGCCACTGTTGTCCTCGTGG GCAGCGTGGACTTCCTGGAGCAGCCCACCATGGCGTTTGTGCGGCTGCAGGAGGCGGTGGAGCTGGAGTCCGTCCTTGAGGTCCCCGTGCCGGTCAGGTTTCTCTTCGTTCTGCTCGGACCCCCCACCACCAGCATGGACTATCACCAGATAGGACGCTCCATCTCCACACTCATGTCTGACAAG CAATTCCATGAGGCAGCCTACCTGGCAGACGACAGACAGGACCTGCTGAACGCCATCAACAGCTTCCTGGACTGCAGCATCGTGCTGCCTCCCTCAGAGATGGGCGGCGATGAGCTGCTGCGCTCGGTCGCTCGCTTTCAGAGGGAGATGCTGCGTaagagggaggagcaggaggtcaAACTGTTGGCCAAGGAGCCGAAAAGCCTTGAAGAAAAAG AGGCCCTCCTCACACCTTCGAAAAAGTCAGACGACCCTCTAGAGCGCACGGGACGACCCTTCGGTGGGCTGATACGAGACGTGCGGCGCCGTTATCCAAAGTACGTCAGCGACTTCAAGGACGCCCTGAACAGTCAGTGCATGGCTGCTGTCATCTTTATCTACTTCGCTGCCCTCTCTCCAGCCATAACATTCGGAGGCCTCCTGG GTGAGAAGACAGACGGTCTGATCGGTGTTTCAGAGCTAATCGTGTCGACAGCGGTGCAGGGTGTGATCTTCTGCTTGCTCGGAGCGCAGCCGCTACTCGTTGTGGGCTTCTCCGGACCCCTGCTGGTCTTTGAAGAAGCCTTTTACACT TTCTGCAAAGCCAACGACATGGAGTACCTGACGGGCCGCGTCTGGATCGGGTTCTGGCTCATCATCATCGTGATCGTCACGGTGGCCTTCGAGGGGAGCTTCCTGGTCCGCTTCGTCTCCCGCTTCACCCAGGAGAtcttctccttcctcatctccctcatcttcatctgcgAGACCTTCATCAAGCTCGGCAGG ATTTTCAAGGAGCACCCACTGAAACGCTGCTCCGTGGACAACAGCACCGAAGGGGACGCCTCGACAGAAAACATCACGCTGGTGGTGAGCAACAGCACCCAGCCGGTGACGGTGACGGTCCGCGGCGAGCCCAACACCGCGCTGCTCTCTCTGGTCCTCATGGCCGGGACGTTTTTCATCGCTTTCTACCTGCGCAAGTTCAAGAACAGTGCGTTCTTCCCCGGAAGG TTTCGCAGGATTATTGGGGATTTCGGCGTCCCAATTGCCATCCTCATCATGGTCCTGGTGGATTACGGCATTAACGACACGTACACACAG AAACTGAGCGTTCCTCGAGGTTTCTCTGTGACGAGTCCCTCCAAACGTGGCTGGATCATCAGTCCTCTGGGTACGGACGGCGAATTCCCCATCTGGATGATGTTCGCCTGCTGTTTGCCCGCTCTGCTGGtgttcatcctcatcttcatggAGACTCAGATCACCAC CCTGATCGTGAGTAAGAAGGAGCGGAAGCTGGTGAAGGGTTCTGGTTTCCATCTGGACCTGCTGCTGATCGTGGTGCTGGGCGGCAGCTCGGCCCTGTTCGGCCTGCCGTGGATGGCCGCCGCGACCGTCCGCTCGGTGACCCACGTCAACGCCCTGACCGTCATGAGTAAGGCCGTCGCCCCCGGAGACAAGCCTCGCATCCAGGAGGTGAAGGAGCAGAGGGTGACCGGGCTCCTGGTGGCCATCATGGTTG GTTTGTCCATCGTGATTGGCGACCTGCTGCGTCAGATCCCCCTGGCGGTGCTGTTTGGTATCTTCCTCTACATGGGCGTGATGTCCCTCAATGGTATCCAGCTGACGGAGcggatgatgctgctgctcatgcCACCAAAGTATCACCCCGACCACACCTACGTACGCAAG GTCCGGACGCTGCGCATGCATCTGTTCACCTGCATCCAGCTGGTGTGTCTGGGCGTCCTGTGGGCTGTCATGTCAACCCAGGCGTCCCTGGCCTTCCCCTTCGTCCTCATCCTCACCGTCCCTGTCAAGATGTTCCTGCTGCGCCGCATCTTCACCGTCAGAGAGATTGCATGT ctggatGCGGACGACGCAGAGCCGAAGTTTGACGAGCGCGACTGTCACGACGAGTACTCGGAGATGCACATGCCCGTGTAA